One part of the Anopheles coustani chromosome 2, idAnoCousDA_361_x.2, whole genome shotgun sequence genome encodes these proteins:
- the LOC131262187 gene encoding trafficking protein particle complex subunit 11 isoform X2, with amino-acid sequence MSLDASVLPSELLTTAAPLVGLSGLDVQRSPIHKTVWDAFNNAKKPDSESIQYKLLPANYEFPVSKPKHQSYEWYSPKGILKRNWMLKHLHVLPAVVVLFQDLEWNDPKWTEKQLQCAATIQVLKNSLQGRNTRIAIALLQRGNHLLQGEDMLASERAAQLTSNCDINAKMLFVLPHNDHLMGHIFRLQSAFLELAQSYYTQMMKQIRLHRDQLTDAHTMLKIRHQFKLGFISELKLDQSNALRHYRQTYTFLDDLRIVDTNCLEIKTIAGFVNYKMCKLFFRLNAPKDSISQFKNHINKYRTRTGFKELLFEHYAWLSVQYSAFAELFCDAVKNGLAPLQTQHPGIYFHKAAEYIGMRKEAFLQCTALGAPASAELGAISNSALYSDFFGIRGSVKTGEPVSEQQVICLVQENEKSYNHSGEIIALLGKAMAQFKVYRCLRFRKKLAIDMAEEYLKSGDHSKALTLYSLMLTDYRVDKWYTLFTQVLLKTLHSAYLSASVPDFVACSVEALSPRIAMEKQERILILENLWKVFHNVSPVSSSQIAPELTNNWQTALASFSNPVIKLDLDRLNDLLECRLTFEKRQIRNDEKLQLQLYVRSLTEVPLKLKNFSILLTDLKSSSVRIAASQYGEYASETSAGELKPIEEFILEPEKCYRILFVGDRYLFTESVDVHIFRLELQMGSERTYAVLSVREKLNPSKPFKTYNPHRDCMESIAIISSCYIIPTFHLGSQTKPTNQPMLTNEFYQVTTKISNHSDLCLQNVGVNISVPQTLRNNVFVTTDLNAPLQKIHSHVQIDIGELQMQSSTMVSYYLTSLVAGNVELRQKMYYQMENLHQSKTAPGGGPAVANGGGGAVTVDSPSTPNSEKEDLARLLANEKNLQKYVNNHNVKIEYLPDGQVRKIKEDTVVVPCVEEIKLTGRFYTLSRDALGQAYRNEDFLLRVNVEVKSPDPIDILETQFISDHNIIEKPYQGIGAARGTGMRPASRFEELKLLSAINCTRDWVSQADYRSGDTRLVFNRSRTPDHGTTTLPPPSQSSPVDEQYNKNLLSKLPTNATIIGKGNNGPNIMTTSTGSVEEFKVKPLPLGDHGSLAGTSTKAGAGGLGGADPAELGKTVTKSVYTRAIDCVQLTNNERNGFINAGYNRVDAGAPPGQMAWPIFGLYCVRWCRSSTPHVINESKYIINGIEVIDPPLNLYCYLDQRLYVRLPMTLRITLRNPTRRILHLQAILNSSESFMFAGHRQLNVTIFSYSSYDMLFNLCPLKAGWQMLPELQLEYQNFQPPVVLPASSSSTPAGATTTTSTAKVSSSEAPTIIVGTGGDVIADGIEGQRKAELASLVQRWMPKMVFIHPPTRTL; translated from the exons ATGTCTCTCGATGCCAGTGTGCTACCGTCGGAACTGCTGACCACGGCTGCCCCGCTGGTGGGACTATCCGGACTGGATGTGCAACGAAGCCCCATCCACAAGACGGTGTGGGATGCATTCAACAACGCCAAAAAACCGGACAGTGAATCCATCCAGTACAAGCTGCTTCCGGCGAACTACGAGTTTCCCGTTTCGAAACCGAAACACCAGTCCTACGAATGGTACTCGCCGAAGGGCATCCTTAAGCGCAACTGGATGCTGAAGCATCTGCACGTACTGCCAGCGGTTGTCGTCCTATTTCAGGATCTCGAATGGAATGACCCCAAGTGGACGGAAAAGCAACTGCAATGTGCTGCCACTATACAGGTGCTGAAAAACTCCCTCCAAGGACGCAACACCCGGATCGCCATCGCACTGCTGCAGCGAGGCAACCATCTGCTGCAGGGCGAGGACATGCTGGCCTCGGAGCGGGCGGCCCAACTGACCAGCAACTGTGACATCAACGCGAAAATGCTCTTCGTGCTTCCACACAACGACCACCTGATGGGACACATCTTCCGGCTGCAGTCGGCCTTTCTCGAGCTGGCCCAGTCCTACTACACGCAGATGATGAAACAGATCCGACTGCACCGGGATCAGCTGACTGATGCGCATACGATGCTTAAAATCCGCCACCAGTTTAAGCTGGGCTTCATCTCCGAGCTGAAGCTCGACCAGTCGAACGCCCTGCGTCACTATCGGCAAACGTACACCTTCCTGGACGACCTGCGGATCGTCGATACGAACTGCCTCGAGATAAAGACGATCGCCGGCTTCGTCAACTACAAGATGTGCAAGCTGTTCTTCCGCCTGAACGCACCGAAAGATTCGATCTCTCAGTTTAAGAACCACATCAACAAATACCGCACGCGAACCGGCTTCAAGGAGCTCCTGTTCGAGCACTACGCCTGGCTGAGCGTGCAGTACAGTGCCTTTGCGGAGCTTTTCTGTGACGCGGTCAAAAATGGGCTCGCCCCCCTGCAGACGCAACACCCGGGAATCTACTTCCACAAGGCGGCCGAATACATTGGGATGCGCAAGGAAGCCTTCCTGCAGTGCACCGCCCTCGGGGCGCCGGCTTCGGCCGAGCTGGGCGCGATCAGCAACTCCGCCCTGTACAGCGACTTTTTCGGCATCCGAGGTAGCGTGAAGACGGGCGAACCGGTGTCCGAACAGCAGGTCATCTGTCTGGTgcaggaaaacgaaaagtccTACAACCACTCGGGGGAAATTATCGCACTCCTCGGGAAGGCGATGGCTCAGTTCAAGGTGTACCGGTGCCTCCGGTTTCGCAAGAAACTGGCAATCGACATGGCCGAAGAGTATCTGAAGAGCGGGGACCACTCGAAGGCCCTCACGCTCTACTCGCTCATGCTTACCGACTACCGGGTCGACAAGTGGTACACCCTGTTCACCCAGGTGCTACTGAAAACGCTCCACTCGGCGTACCTATCCGCATCGGTGCCGGATTTTGTAGCCTGCAGCGTCGAGGCGCTTTCACCCCGGATCGCCATGGAGAAGCAAGAGcgtattttaattttggaaAACCTCTGGAAGGTGTTTCAC AATGTATCACCCGTCTCAAGCAGTCAAATTGCACCGGAACTGACCAACAACTGGCAAACGGCGCTCGCCTCTTTTAGCAACCCCGTCATCAAGCTGGACCTGGACCGGCTGAATGATCTTCTCGAGTGTCGTCTTACCTTCGAAAAGCGTCAGATTCGGAACGACGAAAAACTTCAACTCCAGCTGTACGTGCGCTCGCTAACCGAGGTGCCGCTAAAGTTGAAAAACTTCTCCATCCTTCTAACGGACCTAAAGTCGAGCAGCGTGCGCATTGCCGCCTCGCAGTACGGAGAATACGCGTCCGAGACGTCGGCGGGCGAGCTGAAACCGATCGAAGAGTTTATTCTCGAACCGGAAAAGTGCTACCGAATACTGTTCGTCGGTGATCGGTACCTGTTTACGGAAAGTGTGGACGTGCATATCTTCCGGCTGGAGCTGCAGATGGGCTCCGAGCGAACGTACGCAGTGCTGTCGGTGCGCGAAAAGTTGAATCCAAGCAAACCGTTCAAAACGTACAATCCTCATCGGGACTGCATGGAAAGCATTGCCATCATCAGCTCCTGCTATATCATTCCAAC ATTCCATCTAGGGTCGCAAACGAAACCAACCAATCAACCGATGCTGACGAACGAGTTCTACCAGGTGACGACCAAAATATCCAACCACTCGGATCTCTGTCTGCAGAATGTTGGCGTGAACATAAGCGTCCCTCAGACGCTTCGAAACAATG TTTTCGTGACGACCGATTTGAATGCGCCGTTGCAAAAAATTCATTCGCACGTCCAAATCGACATTGGCGAGCTACAGATGCAATCGTCCACCATGGTCTCGTACTATCTGACCAGCCTAGTGGCCGGTAATGTCGAGCTGCGGCAGAAAATGTActatcaaatggaaaacctacaccaaagcaaaacCGCACCGGGCGGTGGACCGGCTGTTgccaacggtggtggtggtgccgttACCGTTGATTCACCCTCGACGCCAAACAGCGAAAAGGAAGACTTAGCGAGGCTGCTCGCGAACGAAAAGAACCTGCAGAAGTACGTGAATAACCACAACGTCAAGATAGAGTACCTACCCGACGGGCAGGTGCGGAAGATCAAGGAGGACACGGTGGTGGTACCGTGCGTAGAGGAGATTAAACTGACCGGACGGTTCTACACGCTCAGCCGGGACGCACTCGGGCAGGCGTACCGCAACGAGGACTTTTTGCTGCGGGTCAACGTGGAGGTAAAGTCGCCCGATCCGATCGATATACTCGAAACGCAGTTCATTAGT GATCATAATATTATCGAAAAGCCGTACCAAGGGATTGGCGCAGCACGTGGAACTGGTATGCGTCCAGCAAGCCGCTTCGAAGAGTTGAAGCTACTGAGCGCCATCAACTGCACCCGGGACTGGGTGTCGCAGGCTGACTATCGTTCTGGCGACACGCGTCTCGTATTCAACCGCTCGCGTACTCCGGACCACGGCACGACAACGCTACCACCGCCGTCGCAATCATCGCCGGTCGATGAGCAGTACAACAAAAATCTACTCTCGAAACTCCCGACCAACGCGACGATAATCG GAAAGGGAAACAACGGCCCCAACATCATGACCACGTCGACGGGAAGCGTAGAAGAGTTTAAGGTAAAACCGCTACCCCTTGGTGACCACGGATCGCTGGCTGGAACGTCTACGAAAGCAGGTGCTGGTGGGCTTGGTGGGGCTGACCCTGCCGAGCTCGGGAAGACGGTCACGAAGAGTGTGTACACTCGGGCGATCGATTGCGTGCAACTCACCAACAACGAACGGAACGGGTTCATCAATGCGGGATACAATCGGGTCGATGCAGGTGCACCGCCGGGCCAAATGGCGTGGCCAATTTTTGGCCTCTACTGCGTTCGATGGTGCCGGTCTAGCACTCCACATGTGATCAACGAGTCAAAGTATATCATAAACGGTATTG AGGTCATCGATCCACCGCTGAACCTTTACTGCTACCTGGACCAGCGTCTGTACGTCCGGCTTCCGATGACCCTGCGTATAACGCTGCGGAATCCAACGCGCCGAATTCTTCACCTGCAGGCAATATTGAACAGTTCGGAAAGTTTCATGTTTGCCGGCCATCGGCAG TTGAATGTGACGATATTTTCATACTCCTCGTACGACATGCTGTTCAACCTGTGCCCACTGAAGGCAGGCTGGCAGATGCTGCCGGAGCTACAGCTAGAGTATCAAAACTTCCAGCCACCCGTCGTCCTACCTGCGTCGTCCTCGTCAACGCCGGCGGGTGCGACCACCACAACCTCCACAGCAAAAGTCTCGTCTAGTGAGGCACCGACGATCATCGTCGGTACCGGAGGCGATGTGATAGCGGACGGTATTGAAGGTCAACGGAAGGCGGAGCTGGCCTCGCTCGTTCAGCGGTGGATGCCGAAGATGGTATTTATTCAT CCACCGACGAGGACACTGTGA
- the LOC131262187 gene encoding trafficking protein particle complex subunit 11 isoform X1, protein MSLDASVLPSELLTTAAPLVGLSGLDVQRSPIHKTVWDAFNNAKKPDSESIQYKLLPANYEFPVSKPKHQSYEWYSPKGILKRNWMLKHLHVLPAVVVLFQDLEWNDPKWTEKQLQCAATIQVLKNSLQGRNTRIAIALLQRGNHLLQGEDMLASERAAQLTSNCDINAKMLFVLPHNDHLMGHIFRLQSAFLELAQSYYTQMMKQIRLHRDQLTDAHTMLKIRHQFKLGFISELKLDQSNALRHYRQTYTFLDDLRIVDTNCLEIKTIAGFVNYKMCKLFFRLNAPKDSISQFKNHINKYRTRTGFKELLFEHYAWLSVQYSAFAELFCDAVKNGLAPLQTQHPGIYFHKAAEYIGMRKEAFLQCTALGAPASAELGAISNSALYSDFFGIRGSVKTGEPVSEQQVICLVQENEKSYNHSGEIIALLGKAMAQFKVYRCLRFRKKLAIDMAEEYLKSGDHSKALTLYSLMLTDYRVDKWYTLFTQVLLKTLHSAYLSASVPDFVACSVEALSPRIAMEKQERILILENLWKVFHNVSPVSSSQIAPELTNNWQTALASFSNPVIKLDLDRLNDLLECRLTFEKRQIRNDEKLQLQLYVRSLTEVPLKLKNFSILLTDLKSSSVRIAASQYGEYASETSAGELKPIEEFILEPEKCYRILFVGDRYLFTESVDVHIFRLELQMGSERTYAVLSVREKLNPSKPFKTYNPHRDCMESIAIISSCYIIPTFHLGSQTKPTNQPMLTNEFYQVTTKISNHSDLCLQNVGVNISVPQTLRNNVFVTTDLNAPLQKIHSHVQIDIGELQMQSSTMVSYYLTSLVAGNVELRQKMYYQMENLHQSKTAPGGGPAVANGGGGAVTVDSPSTPNSEKEDLARLLANEKNLQKYVNNHNVKIEYLPDGQVRKIKEDTVVVPCVEEIKLTGRFYTLSRDALGQAYRNEDFLLRVNVEVKSPDPIDILETQFISDHNIIEKPYQGIGAARGTGMRPASRFEELKLLSAINCTRDWVSQADYRSGDTRLVFNRSRTPDHGTTTLPPPSQSSPVDEQYNKNLLSKLPTNATIIGSTSAQLTNQMNVTHSTHNPSPSPPLPLQPSAHAALADTTLVSSTDNDNDSAGKGNNGPNIMTTSTGSVEEFKVKPLPLGDHGSLAGTSTKAGAGGLGGADPAELGKTVTKSVYTRAIDCVQLTNNERNGFINAGYNRVDAGAPPGQMAWPIFGLYCVRWCRSSTPHVINESKYIINGIEVIDPPLNLYCYLDQRLYVRLPMTLRITLRNPTRRILHLQAILNSSESFMFAGHRQLNVTIFSYSSYDMLFNLCPLKAGWQMLPELQLEYQNFQPPVVLPASSSSTPAGATTTTSTAKVSSSEAPTIIVGTGGDVIADGIEGQRKAELASLVQRWMPKMVFIHPPTRTL, encoded by the exons ATGTCTCTCGATGCCAGTGTGCTACCGTCGGAACTGCTGACCACGGCTGCCCCGCTGGTGGGACTATCCGGACTGGATGTGCAACGAAGCCCCATCCACAAGACGGTGTGGGATGCATTCAACAACGCCAAAAAACCGGACAGTGAATCCATCCAGTACAAGCTGCTTCCGGCGAACTACGAGTTTCCCGTTTCGAAACCGAAACACCAGTCCTACGAATGGTACTCGCCGAAGGGCATCCTTAAGCGCAACTGGATGCTGAAGCATCTGCACGTACTGCCAGCGGTTGTCGTCCTATTTCAGGATCTCGAATGGAATGACCCCAAGTGGACGGAAAAGCAACTGCAATGTGCTGCCACTATACAGGTGCTGAAAAACTCCCTCCAAGGACGCAACACCCGGATCGCCATCGCACTGCTGCAGCGAGGCAACCATCTGCTGCAGGGCGAGGACATGCTGGCCTCGGAGCGGGCGGCCCAACTGACCAGCAACTGTGACATCAACGCGAAAATGCTCTTCGTGCTTCCACACAACGACCACCTGATGGGACACATCTTCCGGCTGCAGTCGGCCTTTCTCGAGCTGGCCCAGTCCTACTACACGCAGATGATGAAACAGATCCGACTGCACCGGGATCAGCTGACTGATGCGCATACGATGCTTAAAATCCGCCACCAGTTTAAGCTGGGCTTCATCTCCGAGCTGAAGCTCGACCAGTCGAACGCCCTGCGTCACTATCGGCAAACGTACACCTTCCTGGACGACCTGCGGATCGTCGATACGAACTGCCTCGAGATAAAGACGATCGCCGGCTTCGTCAACTACAAGATGTGCAAGCTGTTCTTCCGCCTGAACGCACCGAAAGATTCGATCTCTCAGTTTAAGAACCACATCAACAAATACCGCACGCGAACCGGCTTCAAGGAGCTCCTGTTCGAGCACTACGCCTGGCTGAGCGTGCAGTACAGTGCCTTTGCGGAGCTTTTCTGTGACGCGGTCAAAAATGGGCTCGCCCCCCTGCAGACGCAACACCCGGGAATCTACTTCCACAAGGCGGCCGAATACATTGGGATGCGCAAGGAAGCCTTCCTGCAGTGCACCGCCCTCGGGGCGCCGGCTTCGGCCGAGCTGGGCGCGATCAGCAACTCCGCCCTGTACAGCGACTTTTTCGGCATCCGAGGTAGCGTGAAGACGGGCGAACCGGTGTCCGAACAGCAGGTCATCTGTCTGGTgcaggaaaacgaaaagtccTACAACCACTCGGGGGAAATTATCGCACTCCTCGGGAAGGCGATGGCTCAGTTCAAGGTGTACCGGTGCCTCCGGTTTCGCAAGAAACTGGCAATCGACATGGCCGAAGAGTATCTGAAGAGCGGGGACCACTCGAAGGCCCTCACGCTCTACTCGCTCATGCTTACCGACTACCGGGTCGACAAGTGGTACACCCTGTTCACCCAGGTGCTACTGAAAACGCTCCACTCGGCGTACCTATCCGCATCGGTGCCGGATTTTGTAGCCTGCAGCGTCGAGGCGCTTTCACCCCGGATCGCCATGGAGAAGCAAGAGcgtattttaattttggaaAACCTCTGGAAGGTGTTTCAC AATGTATCACCCGTCTCAAGCAGTCAAATTGCACCGGAACTGACCAACAACTGGCAAACGGCGCTCGCCTCTTTTAGCAACCCCGTCATCAAGCTGGACCTGGACCGGCTGAATGATCTTCTCGAGTGTCGTCTTACCTTCGAAAAGCGTCAGATTCGGAACGACGAAAAACTTCAACTCCAGCTGTACGTGCGCTCGCTAACCGAGGTGCCGCTAAAGTTGAAAAACTTCTCCATCCTTCTAACGGACCTAAAGTCGAGCAGCGTGCGCATTGCCGCCTCGCAGTACGGAGAATACGCGTCCGAGACGTCGGCGGGCGAGCTGAAACCGATCGAAGAGTTTATTCTCGAACCGGAAAAGTGCTACCGAATACTGTTCGTCGGTGATCGGTACCTGTTTACGGAAAGTGTGGACGTGCATATCTTCCGGCTGGAGCTGCAGATGGGCTCCGAGCGAACGTACGCAGTGCTGTCGGTGCGCGAAAAGTTGAATCCAAGCAAACCGTTCAAAACGTACAATCCTCATCGGGACTGCATGGAAAGCATTGCCATCATCAGCTCCTGCTATATCATTCCAAC ATTCCATCTAGGGTCGCAAACGAAACCAACCAATCAACCGATGCTGACGAACGAGTTCTACCAGGTGACGACCAAAATATCCAACCACTCGGATCTCTGTCTGCAGAATGTTGGCGTGAACATAAGCGTCCCTCAGACGCTTCGAAACAATG TTTTCGTGACGACCGATTTGAATGCGCCGTTGCAAAAAATTCATTCGCACGTCCAAATCGACATTGGCGAGCTACAGATGCAATCGTCCACCATGGTCTCGTACTATCTGACCAGCCTAGTGGCCGGTAATGTCGAGCTGCGGCAGAAAATGTActatcaaatggaaaacctacaccaaagcaaaacCGCACCGGGCGGTGGACCGGCTGTTgccaacggtggtggtggtgccgttACCGTTGATTCACCCTCGACGCCAAACAGCGAAAAGGAAGACTTAGCGAGGCTGCTCGCGAACGAAAAGAACCTGCAGAAGTACGTGAATAACCACAACGTCAAGATAGAGTACCTACCCGACGGGCAGGTGCGGAAGATCAAGGAGGACACGGTGGTGGTACCGTGCGTAGAGGAGATTAAACTGACCGGACGGTTCTACACGCTCAGCCGGGACGCACTCGGGCAGGCGTACCGCAACGAGGACTTTTTGCTGCGGGTCAACGTGGAGGTAAAGTCGCCCGATCCGATCGATATACTCGAAACGCAGTTCATTAGT GATCATAATATTATCGAAAAGCCGTACCAAGGGATTGGCGCAGCACGTGGAACTGGTATGCGTCCAGCAAGCCGCTTCGAAGAGTTGAAGCTACTGAGCGCCATCAACTGCACCCGGGACTGGGTGTCGCAGGCTGACTATCGTTCTGGCGACACGCGTCTCGTATTCAACCGCTCGCGTACTCCGGACCACGGCACGACAACGCTACCACCGCCGTCGCAATCATCGCCGGTCGATGAGCAGTACAACAAAAATCTACTCTCGAAACTCCCGACCAACGCGACGATAATCGGTAGCACTAGCGCACAACTAACCAACCAGATGAACGTAACTCACTCTACCCATAATCCTTCTCCATCTCCACCTCTCCCTCTCCAACCCTCCGCACATGCTGCCCTGGCTGACACGACGCTGGTCTCCTCCAcggacaacgacaacgactcCGCAGGAAAGGGAAACAACGGCCCCAACATCATGACCACGTCGACGGGAAGCGTAGAAGAGTTTAAGGTAAAACCGCTACCCCTTGGTGACCACGGATCGCTGGCTGGAACGTCTACGAAAGCAGGTGCTGGTGGGCTTGGTGGGGCTGACCCTGCCGAGCTCGGGAAGACGGTCACGAAGAGTGTGTACACTCGGGCGATCGATTGCGTGCAACTCACCAACAACGAACGGAACGGGTTCATCAATGCGGGATACAATCGGGTCGATGCAGGTGCACCGCCGGGCCAAATGGCGTGGCCAATTTTTGGCCTCTACTGCGTTCGATGGTGCCGGTCTAGCACTCCACATGTGATCAACGAGTCAAAGTATATCATAAACGGTATTG AGGTCATCGATCCACCGCTGAACCTTTACTGCTACCTGGACCAGCGTCTGTACGTCCGGCTTCCGATGACCCTGCGTATAACGCTGCGGAATCCAACGCGCCGAATTCTTCACCTGCAGGCAATATTGAACAGTTCGGAAAGTTTCATGTTTGCCGGCCATCGGCAG TTGAATGTGACGATATTTTCATACTCCTCGTACGACATGCTGTTCAACCTGTGCCCACTGAAGGCAGGCTGGCAGATGCTGCCGGAGCTACAGCTAGAGTATCAAAACTTCCAGCCACCCGTCGTCCTACCTGCGTCGTCCTCGTCAACGCCGGCGGGTGCGACCACCACAACCTCCACAGCAAAAGTCTCGTCTAGTGAGGCACCGACGATCATCGTCGGTACCGGAGGCGATGTGATAGCGGACGGTATTGAAGGTCAACGGAAGGCGGAGCTGGCCTCGCTCGTTCAGCGGTGGATGCCGAAGATGGTATTTATTCAT CCACCGACGAGGACACTGTGA
- the LOC131265294 gene encoding uncharacterized protein LOC131265294 produces the protein MDIEEADEGDIIESSQIPNLRENVRKRRIFYGQPPKAEKIACTKRKKINKKRQQNNATVSQCMQREWKSPRGSKRPDQIKPAEGAEEFIKFTTQQDEGQSIGYCPSVSLFEKQKDIVQRYMFSETIEAQQEEMLEQVLEGFRTSYEQATARIVDSSPVPTAMINMSPKVVEDGHRLEPNTLPIDMEICSEPPALFSQLPSKAIVERHVPPESAQLEPIINIIEMEPVMHLTALPKERKVERHKPPVPAEEPTRGHFFCNVGVQHCPVGSFDMTNYNIMMLARLVGINPNSLYTKIRQMIRASDTRMLWQPRNLSQVFTENDPYYANLDYFMSPRL, from the exons ATGGATATTGAAG AGGCTGACGAAGGTGATATTATTGAATCATCGCAAATTCCCAACCTGCGTGAAAATGTGCGTAAACGGAGAATATTTTACGGGCAACCACCTAAGGCTGAGAAAATAGCCTGTACGAAGcgcaaaaaaattaacaaaaagagGCAGCAAAACAATGCGACCGTTTCACAGTGTATGCAGCGGGAGTGGAAAAGTCCACGTGGTAGCAAGCGTCCCGATCAGATTAAACCTGCCGAAGGCGCGGAGGAGTTTATCAAATTCACTACCCAGCAGGACGAGGGACAATCCATCGGCTACTGTCCTTCGGTGAGTttgttcgaaaaacaaaaggatatTGTCCAACGTTACATGTTTAGCGAGACAATCGAAGCGCAACAAGAGGAAATGTTGGAGCAAGTATTGGAAGGATTTCGCACAAGTTACGAGCAAGCGACGGCAAGGATCGTGGATAGTTCACCGGTACCGACTGCGATGATAAATATGTCACCTAAGGTGGTTGAAGATGGTCATCGCTTGGAACCCAATACACTCCCGATAGATATGGAGATTTGTAGTGAACCTCCTGCTCTATTTAGTCAATTACCTAGTAAAGCAATTGTCGAAAGACATGTACCACCAGAATCTGCTCAACTGGAACCCATCATCAACATTATAGAAATGGAACCTGTTATGCATCTTACTGCATTACCAAAGGAACGTAAGGTTGAAAGACATAAACCACCGGTGCCTGCTGAAGAACCCACT CGAGGGCATTTTTTCTGTAACGTCGGTGTTCAGCACTGTCCCGTGGGTTCGTTCGACATGACGAACTACAATATTATGATGCTTGCGCGCCTAGTTGGTATCAACCCGAACAGCCTTTACACTAAAATACGGCAAATGATACGCGCTTCCGATACGCGGATGCTTTGGCAGCCTCGCAATTTATCGCAAGTGTTCACCGAGAATGATCCGTACTACGCTAATCTCGATTATTTCATGAGCCCTCGGCTGTAA
- the LOC131262995 gene encoding charged multivesicular body protein 1B2 yields MSSSAMEKHLFNLKFAVKDLERNAKKCEKEEKAEILKTKKAIQKGNTEVARIHAENAIRQKSQSLNYLRMSARVDAVASRVQTALTTRNVTNSMAGVVKAMDAAMKGMNLEKISGLMDKFESQFEDLDVQSSYMENTMSQTTTTAVPQNDVELLMQRVADEAGLELNMELPSGPSTISVGASTQVSTEQDELTARLARLRQAE; encoded by the exons ATGTCTTCGTCAGCGATGGAAA AGCATTTGTTTAACCTTAAATTTGCAGTGAAGGATCTTGAACGGAACGCGAAGAAATGCGAGAAGGAAGAGAAAGCTGAAATACTGAAGACGAAGAAGGCGATCCAGAAAGGCAACACGGAGGTCGCACGTATCCACGCAGAAAATGCAATCCGACAGAAGAGCCAATCGCTAAACTACCTCCGAATGAGCGCCCGTGTGGATGCGGTTGCGAGCCGGGTTCAGACCGCACTGACCACACGGAACGTGACCAACTCTATGGCGGGAGTGGTGAAAGCGATGGATGCCGCTATGAAGGGGATGAACCTGGAAAAGATCTCCGGTTTGATGGATAAGTTCGAGTCCCAGTTTGAGGATCTGGATGTGCAAAGCTCGTACATGGAGAATACCATGTCACAAACAACTACCACGGCGGTGCCTCAGAACGACGTAGAATTGCTCATGCAAAGAGTAGCGGATGAAGCTGG ACTCGAGTTAAACATGGAACTCCCATCCGGACCATCTACGATATCGGTCGGTGCATCGACGCAAGTCTCTACGGAACAGGATGAACTAACGGCACGCCTAGCTCGTCTTCGACAGGCAGAATAG
- the LOC131267270 gene encoding elongation of very long chain fatty acids protein 6 — MNVEITPNYSYIFDFENEFIHQDTRVWMVKNWTYVFYYCGIYMAVIFGGQYYMQNRPRFELRGLLAIWNTLLAMFSIMGACRTAPELVHVLRHYGLFHSVCIPSFIEHDRVSGFWTWLFVLSKLPELGDTVFIVLRKQPLIFLHWYHHITVLMYSWFSYTEYTASARWFIVMNYCVHSVMYSYYALRALNFKPPRSIAMLITTLQLTQMVVGCAINIWAHGFLQTAGKNSCNISEMNIKLSIAMYFSYFVLFARFFYKTYLSTNARKGKRPIQVTASSTATSGQYISSSASNGKSDVQALLAGQATSKIKAQ; from the exons ATGAACGTCGAAATCACGCCCAACTACTCGTACATCTTCGACTTCGAGAATGAGTTCATCCACCAGGACACGCGCGTGTGGATGGTGAAGAACTGGACCTACGTGTTCTACTACTGCGGCATCTACATGGCGGTGATCTTCGGTGGCCAGTACTATATGCAAAATAGGCCAAG ATTTGAACTGCGAGGGCTGCTAGCGATATGGAACACACTGCTAGCCATGTTCAGCATAATGGGTGCCTGCCGGACAGCGCCCGAGCTGGTCCACGTCCTGCGACACTACGGGCTTTTCCACTCCGTCTGCATTCCTAG CTTCATCGAGCACGACCGTGTCAGTGGTTTCTGGACATGGTTGTTCGTCCTGTCGAAGCTGCCGGAACTGGGCGACACGGTGTTCATCGTCCTGCGGAAACAGCCGCTCATCTTCCTGCACTGGTACCACCACATCACGGTGCTGATGTACTCGTGGTTCTCGTACACGGAGTACACCGCCTCGGCCCGGTGGTTCATCGTGATGAACTACTGCGTCCACTCGGTGATGTACTCGTACTACGCGCTGCGCGCCCTCAACTTCAAGCCGCCCCGCTCGATCGCCATGCTGATCACGACGCTGCAGCTGACGCAGATGGTGGTCGGCTGTGCGATCAACATCTGGGCCCACGGATTCCTGCAGACGGCCGGCAAAAACTCGTGCAACATCTCCGAGATGAACATCAAGCTCTCGATCGCGATGTACTTCAGCTACTTCGTGCTGTTCGCGCGCTTCTTCTACAAAACCTACCTCTCGACTAACGCGCGCAAGGGCAAGCGACCGATCCAGGTGACGGCGTCCTCGACCGCCACCAGCGGCCAGTACATCAGCTCCTCCGCGAGCAACGGCAAGTCGGACGTGCAGGCGCTGCTGGCCGGCCAGGCGACCAGCAAGATCAAGGCACAGTAA